A single region of the Raphanus sativus cultivar WK10039 chromosome 1, ASM80110v3, whole genome shotgun sequence genome encodes:
- the LOC108857777 gene encoding probable alpha,alpha-trehalose-phosphate synthase [UDP-forming] 2 isoform X1, translating into MVSYDGSCGKRQRLLVVANRLPVSAKRTGENTWSLEMSPGGLVSGLLGVADEFETKWVGWPGVDVYDAAEKNALSKSLAEMKCIPVFLEEVFDQYYNGYCNGVLWPILHHMGLPQEDHNDTNKTLQTQYDAYKKANRMFLDVIIENYEEGDLVWIHDYHLMFLPQYLKEHNNKIKIGWFLHSPFPSSEVFKTLPSRSELLRSVLAADLLGFHTYDFASHFERTCTRILGVEGTHEGIVDHGKATRVAVFPIGIDPNRFIKACALPEVRQQMTELKERFAGKKVILGVDRLDMIKGIPQKFLGFEKFLEENMDWRDKVVLVQIAVPTRNNVPEYRKVKTQVHGLVGRINGRFGSVSSLPIHHLDCSVDFNFLCALYAIADVMLVTSLRDGMNLVSYEFIACQEAKKGVLVLSEFAGAAQSLGAGAILVNPWDVTEVSSAIKEALNMPLEEREKRHRVNFQYVKTHSAKKWGNDFISELHTFSESEMKSKKISLGLPQQDVVQRYSKSNNRLIILGFFGTLTEPMKNQNEELELKLNPELKGTLKALCDDPKTTVVVMSRSGKNILDKIFGEYNIWLAAENGMFLRDTTGEWMTNIPENMNLDWVDGAKNVFNYFTDRTPRSFFEESETSLVWNYENADAEFGRAQARDLLQYLWAGPISNASVDVVRGNHSVEVHAMGETKGAALGRILEEIVRKKSTTTPIDYVFCSGYFLEKDEDIYTFFTPEVVSSKLSHETRSTSSSSNPSLKKKNLSTNVIDLKKGNYFSVAIGQAHTKARYVVDSSHDVVDILHKLAVADTTIATTSGPFSEREDYQTRNANADWKPWINYVKLRELAIGDTEPIDV; encoded by the exons ATGGTGTCTTATGATGGATCATGTGGTAAAAGGCAAAGACTGCTTGTGGTGGCTAACCGGCTTCCGGTTTCTGCAAAGAGAACCGGAGAAAATACTTGGTCTCTGGAAATGAGTCCTGGTGGTTTAGTCAGTGGTCTTCTAG GCGTGGCAGATGAATTCGAGACCAAATGGGTTGGTTGGCCCGGAGTTGATGTGTATGATGCAGCTGAGAAAAACGCACTCTCGAAATCTCTAGCCGAGATG AAATGTATACCAGTGTTCCTTGAAGAGGTTTTTGATCAATACTACAATGGGTATTGCAATGGTGTTTTATGGCCAATTCTTCATCACATGGGACTTCCACAAGAAGATCATAACGACACAAACAAAACATTGCAAACACAATACGATGCATATAAGAAAGCAAATAGAATGTTTCTTGATGTCATAATTGAGAACTATGAAGAAGGAGATCTTGTTTGGATCCATGATTATCATCTTATGTTTCTTCCTCAATATCTTAAAGAGCAcaacaacaaaatcaaaattggATGGTTTCTCCATTCACCATTTCCTTCCTCAGAGGTATTCAAAACCTTGCCCTCGCGATCAGAGCTTCTTCGCTCGGTTCTTGCAGCTGATTTACTTGG TTTCCATACGTATGATTTTGCAAGTCATTTTGAGCGTACATGCACTCGAATCCTTGGAGTCGAAGGAACACATGAAGGAATTGTCGATCATGGCAAAGCCACTCGAGTAGCTGTC tTTCCCATTGGAATAGATCCTAATAGGTTTATAAAAGCATGTGCGCTCCCTGAAGTCAGACAACAAATGACTGAGCTTAAAGAGAGATTTGCTGGCAAAAAG GTGATCTTAGGTGTTGATCGTCTTGATATGATCAAAGGGATTCCACAAAAGTTTCTTGGATTTGAGAAATTTCTTGAAGAAAATATGGATTGGCGCGATAAAGTTGTGTTAGTGCAAATTGCAGTTCCAACAAGAAATAATGTCCCTGAAT ATCGCAAGGTCAAAACTCAAGTTCACGGACTCGTTGGACGCATTAACGGTCGTTTTGGTTCTGTCTCTTCTCTTCCAATTCATCACCTGGATTGTTCTGTTGACTTCAACTTCTTATGTGCACTTTACGCGATTGCTG ATGTAATGCTTGTAACATCATTGAGGGATGGAATGAATCTTGTGAGTTATGAATTTATTGCTTGTCAAGAAGCGAAAAAGGGAGTTCTTGTTCTCAGTGAG TTTGCAGGAGCCGCACAGTCACTTGGTGCTGGAGCTATTCTTGTGAATCCTTGGGATGTTACAGAAGTTTCTTCTGCTATTAAAGAAGCTCTAAATATGCCACTTGAAGAAAGGGAAAAAAGACACAGAGTTAATTTTCAGTATGTGAAAACTCATTCTGCCAAAAAGTGGGGAAATGATTTCATAAG TGAACTCCATACGTTTTCTGAATCCGAGATGAAGAGTAAGAAAATCTCACTTGGACTTCCACAGCAAGATGTGGTTCAACGATATTCTAAGTCTAACAATAGACTGATAATCTTG GGTTTCTTTGGAACACTCACTGAGCCAATGAAGAATCAAAATGAAGAACTGGAACTTAAACTAAACCCAGAGCTAAAAGGAACACTGAAAGCATTATGCGATGATCCAAAAACAACAGTGGTTGTAATGAGTAGAAGTGGCAAAAACATACTAGATAAA ATCTTTGGAGAGTATAACATATGGCTGGCTGCGGAAAATGGAATGTTCTTAAGGGACACCACTGGAGAATGGATGACAAATATTCCTGAAAACATGAACCTCGACTGGGTGGATGGTGCAAAG AACGTTTTCAACTACTTCACCGATCGAACTCCAAGATCGTTCTTCGAAGAAAGCGAGACTTCTCTAGTATGGAATTATGAAAATGCAG ATGCTGAGTTTGGGAGAGCACAAGCAAGAGACTTGTTACAATACTTATGGGCAGGACCAATCTCTAATGCATCAGTTGATGTTGTTCGAGGAAACCATTCTGTTGAAGTCCATGCGATGGGTGAGACTaag GGGGCAGCACTGGGTCGTATTTTGGAAGAAATAGTGCGCAAAAAATCTACGACTACACCAATTGATTATGTCTTTTGTAGTGGTTACTTCTTGGAGAAG GACGAAGACATTTACACATTCTTCACACCAGAAGTCGTGTCATCCAAATTATCTCATGAAACTAGGTCGACGTCTTCTTCAAGTAACCCTTCcctaaagaagaagaatctttCAACGAACGTTATTGACCTCAAGAAAGGAAATTACTTTTCTGTAGCCATTGGACAAGCTCACACAAAAGCTCGCTACGTCGTTGACTCATCTCATGATGTTGTGGATATACTCCACAAGCTCGCAGTTGCAGATACAACAATAGCAACAACGTCTGGCCCATTTTCTGAGCGTGAAGACTATCAGACTCGCAATGCAAACGCAGATTGGAAACCTTGGATAAATTATGTGAAACTAAGGGAACTGGCAATAGGAGACACTGAGCCGATCGATGTATAA
- the LOC108857777 gene encoding probable alpha,alpha-trehalose-phosphate synthase [UDP-forming] 2 isoform X2, whose product MVSYDGSCGKRQRLLVVANRLPVSAKRTGENTWSLEMSPGGLVSGLLGVADEFETKWVGWPGVDVYDAAEKNALSKSLAEMKCIPVFLEEVFDQYYNGYCNGVLWPILHHMGLPQEDHNDTNKTLQTQYDAYKKANRMFLDVIIENYEEGDLVWIHDYHLMFLPQYLKEHNNKIKIGWFLHSPFPSSEVFKTLPSRSELLRSVLAADLLGFHTYDFASHFERTCTRILGVEGTHEGIVDHGKATRVAVFPIGIDPNRFIKACALPEVRQQMTELKERFAGKKVILGVDRLDMIKGIPQKFLGFEKFLEENMDWRDKVVLVQIAVPTRNNVPEYRKVKTQVHGLVGRINGRFGSVSSLPIHHLDCSVDFNFLCALYAIADVMLVTSLRDGMNLVSYEFIACQEAKKGVLVLSEFAGAAQSLGAGAILVNPWDVTEVSSAIKEALNMPLEEREKRHRVNFQYVKTHSAKKWGNDFISELHTFSESEMKSKKISLGLPQQDVVQRYSKSNNRLIILGFFGTLTEPMKNQNEELELKLNPELKGTLKALCDDPKTTVVVMSRSGKNILDKIFGEYNIWLAAENGMFLRDTTGEWMTNIPENMNLDWVDGAKMLSLGEHKQETCYNTYGQDQSLMHQLMLFEETILLKSMRWVRLRGQHWVVFWKK is encoded by the exons ATGGTGTCTTATGATGGATCATGTGGTAAAAGGCAAAGACTGCTTGTGGTGGCTAACCGGCTTCCGGTTTCTGCAAAGAGAACCGGAGAAAATACTTGGTCTCTGGAAATGAGTCCTGGTGGTTTAGTCAGTGGTCTTCTAG GCGTGGCAGATGAATTCGAGACCAAATGGGTTGGTTGGCCCGGAGTTGATGTGTATGATGCAGCTGAGAAAAACGCACTCTCGAAATCTCTAGCCGAGATG AAATGTATACCAGTGTTCCTTGAAGAGGTTTTTGATCAATACTACAATGGGTATTGCAATGGTGTTTTATGGCCAATTCTTCATCACATGGGACTTCCACAAGAAGATCATAACGACACAAACAAAACATTGCAAACACAATACGATGCATATAAGAAAGCAAATAGAATGTTTCTTGATGTCATAATTGAGAACTATGAAGAAGGAGATCTTGTTTGGATCCATGATTATCATCTTATGTTTCTTCCTCAATATCTTAAAGAGCAcaacaacaaaatcaaaattggATGGTTTCTCCATTCACCATTTCCTTCCTCAGAGGTATTCAAAACCTTGCCCTCGCGATCAGAGCTTCTTCGCTCGGTTCTTGCAGCTGATTTACTTGG TTTCCATACGTATGATTTTGCAAGTCATTTTGAGCGTACATGCACTCGAATCCTTGGAGTCGAAGGAACACATGAAGGAATTGTCGATCATGGCAAAGCCACTCGAGTAGCTGTC tTTCCCATTGGAATAGATCCTAATAGGTTTATAAAAGCATGTGCGCTCCCTGAAGTCAGACAACAAATGACTGAGCTTAAAGAGAGATTTGCTGGCAAAAAG GTGATCTTAGGTGTTGATCGTCTTGATATGATCAAAGGGATTCCACAAAAGTTTCTTGGATTTGAGAAATTTCTTGAAGAAAATATGGATTGGCGCGATAAAGTTGTGTTAGTGCAAATTGCAGTTCCAACAAGAAATAATGTCCCTGAAT ATCGCAAGGTCAAAACTCAAGTTCACGGACTCGTTGGACGCATTAACGGTCGTTTTGGTTCTGTCTCTTCTCTTCCAATTCATCACCTGGATTGTTCTGTTGACTTCAACTTCTTATGTGCACTTTACGCGATTGCTG ATGTAATGCTTGTAACATCATTGAGGGATGGAATGAATCTTGTGAGTTATGAATTTATTGCTTGTCAAGAAGCGAAAAAGGGAGTTCTTGTTCTCAGTGAG TTTGCAGGAGCCGCACAGTCACTTGGTGCTGGAGCTATTCTTGTGAATCCTTGGGATGTTACAGAAGTTTCTTCTGCTATTAAAGAAGCTCTAAATATGCCACTTGAAGAAAGGGAAAAAAGACACAGAGTTAATTTTCAGTATGTGAAAACTCATTCTGCCAAAAAGTGGGGAAATGATTTCATAAG TGAACTCCATACGTTTTCTGAATCCGAGATGAAGAGTAAGAAAATCTCACTTGGACTTCCACAGCAAGATGTGGTTCAACGATATTCTAAGTCTAACAATAGACTGATAATCTTG GGTTTCTTTGGAACACTCACTGAGCCAATGAAGAATCAAAATGAAGAACTGGAACTTAAACTAAACCCAGAGCTAAAAGGAACACTGAAAGCATTATGCGATGATCCAAAAACAACAGTGGTTGTAATGAGTAGAAGTGGCAAAAACATACTAGATAAA ATCTTTGGAGAGTATAACATATGGCTGGCTGCGGAAAATGGAATGTTCTTAAGGGACACCACTGGAGAATGGATGACAAATATTCCTGAAAACATGAACCTCGACTGGGTGGATGGTGCAAAG ATGCTGAGTTTGGGAGAGCACAAGCAAGAGACTTGTTACAATACTTATGGGCAGGACCAATCTCTAATGCATCAGTTGATGTTGTTCGAGGAAACCATTCTGTTGAAGTCCATGCGATGGGTGAGACTaag GGGGCAGCACTGGGTCGTATTTTGGAAGAAATAG